The genomic DNA AAACGTTGAGTGGAAACCGCTAACGTTATCGGAATGCAAGTTGTCTTGAGCTACTTATTTCATCATGGCGGTCGCGGCGGACTCTCGGCGCGGCCGGCTCGCCGCCTTGCGGCCGGGGCGTTCCTCGCGCTGGGCGTGGTGCTCTTGCCCTTCACCAGCAAGGGCTTGGACGAAGACGGGCCGGGCCTTGGTCCGCTGTTTGACACGTTCCCGCTGACGCTCGCCGACGGCACGCGAACGGAAGCGGCTGGGCCTTTCTACTATCAGGAACAGCAGGACACCCAATCCACCTGGGCCGTTCCGCCGTTGTTGTCATCGGTTCAGGATCCCGCCACCGAATCTCGGGAATTTGATTTCGTTTACCCGGTGCTGACGTATGACCGCTTCGGCAGCGAATATCGGTTCCAGATCATCCAGCTGTTCAGCTTCTCCGGTGGCGGGCTGCAATCGGGCGAAACCGAGCATCGCTTCACGCTCTTTCCGCTCTACTTTCAACAACGCTCCCCGGACACGAACGAAAACTACACGGCGCTGTTTCCGTTGCACGGCACCTTGAAGAACCGGCTGTTCCGTGACCGAATCGACTTCACACTCTGGCCGCTTTACGTAAAAACCATCCGTCGCCAGGGCGTGGGAACGGTCGGAGCCGATGAATTTCTCGCATTGGGCAATCGCTGGGCCCGACACAGCCGGCGCGGCGATTTCACCACCTACAACTTCATCGCGCCCATCTTCCACCTGCGTTACGGTGACGGCCTGCACGGCTGGCAGGCGTGGCCGGTGGCCGGTCATGAGGTAAAAGTGGTCACCACGCGGACCAACGCCTGGGGGGACGCGGAATCCATTCCGGGCTACGAAAAGACGTTCATTGCCTGGCCGTTCTGGTTCAACGAAACACGCGACATTGGCACCACCAACACCGCACATTTCTCGGCACTGCTGCCGTTTTATTCCAAGCTGCGTTCGCCCGGACGGGATTCAACCTCCTACCTCTGGCCCTGCGGTTTGACGCTGACGGACGATCGCCTCAAGCAGTATCACGAAACCGACGTGCTCTGGCCGATCTTCGTTTACGCCCGCGGCGCGGGAAAGACGTCCACCCGCGTCTGGCCGTTGTTTGGCCGCGCCCGCAGCGAGCTGCTGGAAAGCGACTTTTATCTGTGGCCACTTTACAAATACAACCGGCTGCATTCCGACCCGCTCGACCGCGAGCGGACGCGGATTTTGTTCATTCTCTACTCCGACAAGCGGGAGCGGAACACCGAAACGGGCAAGGCCTCCCGCCGGATTGACTGCTGGCCCTTGTTCACCCACACCCGGGATTTCGAGGGGCGAACGCGTTTGCAGATCTTCTCGTTGTTTGAACCGATTGTTTCGACGAGCAAAAGCGTGGATCGCAACTACTCGCCGGTCTGGTCTGTCTGGCGGGCGGAGAACAATCCCGTCTCCGGGGCGTCCAGCCAGTCGCTGCTGTGGAATCTGTATCGCCATCAGGTGACGGCTGACGGCAGCCAGCGGACGTCATTCCTCTTCGGCCTGTTTGAGCACCGGCAAACGCCCGCCGGCACGGGCCTGCGGTTGTTTTTTATTCCGTTCAAATCGCCCGCGCCAACGCCGCCGGCTGCGGCCAAAGTTGATTCTCCAGTCCAAATGACGCACCCTGCCGGCGTGGTGCATCGATAAACCAACCCCGCGCACGCATGTTTCAAAACGTCGGCGAAATGGTGATCTTGTTCTGGCGCACGCTGCTGGCCCTGCCTTTGGCGTGGCGGCAGCGGCAGAAGGTCTTCGACCAGCTTTTTGAGATCGGCAACGCCAGCCTGCTGATGGTGTGCGTGCTCTCGTTCTTCATCGGCGCCGTCATCGCGCTGCAAACCGGGCCGGTGCTGGTGGAGCGTGGGTTGCATAGTTACGTGGGCGGCATGGTGGGCTATTCCATCGCCCGCGAGCTGGCCCCGATTATGATGGGGGTGCTGCTGGCCGGACGCATCGGCTCGGCCATGACGGCGGAGATTGGCTCCATGCGTGTTTACCAGGAAATCGACGCGTTGCGCACCATGAACATCAACCCGGTGCATTACCTGGTGTTGCCCCGGATGATTGGCATGGGGGTGGCCATGCCGATGCTGGTGACGTTTGCCATTCTGGTCGGCTGGCTGGGCGGCGCAACCGTTGCCGCCACGAACCACCAGATTGAAATCTCCTTCCAGGTGTTCTTCCAGGACCTGCGCACCGTGGTCGACCTCGGTGACGTCATCCACGGCGTGGTCAAAAGTTTCTGCTTTGCCATCGTCATCGGCCTCGTGTCCTGTCATCAGGGCCTGATCACCCGCGGCGGCCCGCGGGGAATTGGCCGGTCGGTGACCAAATCGGTGGTCAACTCGATTGTGTTGATCATCATCCTTGACTACCTGCTCACCCGCGTGCTCCAGAAATGATGAGCGAATCCTCCCAACAGTGTGGCATCAGCATTGAAATCAAGGGGCTCCGCAAATCCTTTGACGGCCAGGAAGTGCTCAAGGGCATCGACCTGCAGGTGCAACCCGGTGAAGTGTTCGTGCTGATGGGCCCGAGCGGCAGCGGCAAAAGCGTGCTGCTGCGCCACATCATCGGCCTGGAGCCGCCGGACGCGGGCGAGATTCTCATCGCCGGCGAATCCATTCACACCGAAGGCGTCATGGACCGGCATCATCTGGCCATGGTGTTTCAATCCGGTGCGCTGTTAAACTCGCTGACGGTGGGCGAAAACGTCGGCCTCTATTTGAGCGAGCATCGGCTGAAACCGCCGGAGGAAATCCGCCGCATCGTGGCCGAACAGCTTGAAGCCGTCGGGTTGAAGGGCGTGGAAGCCAAAATGCCCAGTGATTTGTCCGGTGGCATGAAGAAGCGGGTGGCCATCGCCCGCGCCCTGGTCAGCGAGCCCGAACTCATTCTCTACGACGAGCCCACGAGCGAACTGGATCCGGTGTCGTCCGTGGTGGTCGGCGAACAGATTGCCAAATTGAACGCCCGGTCCAAGGTGACTTCGCTTGTGGTTTCGCACGATCGGGATCTCGCCTTTGGCATCGCCGACCGCATCGCCGTGATTTTGGAGGGCCGCATCCTGGCCATCGGCAAGCGGGAGGAAATCCGCCAGTGCCAGGATCCCGCCATCCGTGATTTTCTCAACGCCAATTTCAACCGCCTTTGATTTGCCATGAAAAACACCCTTGAAACCCGCCTGGGGTTCTTTGCCGCCCTCATTGTGATCGCCGCCGTGCTGATCCTAGAAACGCTGGGCAGCCTGGAAAACTTCCGCCACGGGAAGCACGTCCGCGCCCTGTTCAACACCGTCCAGGAACTCAAGGAAGGGGACCGCGTCAAAATGGCGGGCGTGGAAGTCGGCCGCGTGGAAAAAATCGAGCTCTATGAAGGCCGGGTGCGCGTTGACATGAAACTGAACGCCAACGCGCCGGTCAAAACGGACAGCACGGCCACCATCCGGTTCGCCGGCCTGCTGGGCCAGAATTTTGTGTCGCTCGATTTTGGTTCGCCCGGCGCCGAACTGGCCGACAACAACACCTATCTGCCCACCGCCGAGCAGCCGGATCTCAATGCCATCATGCAGCGCCTCGACAACGTGGCCGCCGGTGTGGAAAACCTCACCAAGAGCTTCTCAGGCGACAAAATCGACAACATCCTCGGCCCGCTCACGGATTTCTTCAAACAAAACAACGCCCAGATCAGCGCCACCATCACCAACATCAAGAACATCAGCGCACAGGTGGCGGACGGCAAAGGCACCGTGGGCAAGCTGATCATGGAGGACACGCTTTACAACACGGCCTTGAACACGGTTTCAAACTTTCAGGACACGGCGGCCGACATGCGTTCAACCATCGCCGATGCGCGCACTGTGCTGGCCGATGCCAAGGCGGGCAAAGGCACCCTGGGCAAGTTGTTGACCGACGATGCGCTCTACAATGAAACCACCGAATCCATGACCAACCTCAAGGAGATTCTCCAGAAAGTGAACCGGGGCGATGGCACGGTGGGCAAACTGGTGAACGACCAGGAATTCTACAAGAACGCCAAGCTCACCCTGCAAAAACTCGACAAGGCCACGGAAAGCCTGGAAGACCAGGGTCCCATCAGTGTTATGGGGACGCTCTTCCAGACGTTCTATTGAGTTCCGCCGGGCGGGTCCGGGCGGCGGACCACGCTGCTCGACCCATGCGCACGATTTATTTCGACTACAACGCCACCACGCCCCTGGATCCGGAGGTGGGGGCGGCCATGCAGCCTTATTTCGCGGCCGAATGGGGCAATCCGTCGAGCATTCACCATGTGGGCCGGCGCGCCCGGGCGCTGCTGGATGAAATGCGGGATCGGGCCGCCGCGCTGTTCGGTTCCAAGCCGAGCGAGGTCGTTTTTACCAGCGGCGGCACGGAATCCAACAATCTGGCCATTTTCGGCACCGCGCGGCGGCTGCGCACGCGGGGCCGCCACTTGATCACCTCGGCCATCGAGCACCACGCGGTTCTAAATTGCTTCGAATACCTCGCCCGGCAGGAAGGCTTTGAAGTGACCGTGCTGCCGGTGGACCGCGAGGGCCGGGTGTCGCCCGAAAATTTGCGCCGCACCCTTCGTCCCGACACGATTCTGGTTTCCATCATGGCGGCCAACAACGAGGTGGGAACCCTCCAGCCGATTGCGGAACTCGGCTCCATCTGCCGGGAGCGCGGGGTAATTTTCCACACTGACGCCGCCCAATGGTTCGGCAAGGAGCCGTTCACAAACATTCACCAGTTCAACGCCGACCTGGTCACGGTTTGCGCTCATAAGTTTCATGGCCCGAAAGGGGCTGGTGCCCTGTTCATCCGCTCCCCTTTGTTGCCGGACCCGATTATTTTCGGCGGCGGCCACGAAAATGAGCGGCGGGCGGGCACGGAAAACCTGCCGGCGATTGCCGGTCTGGTGCGCGCCATGGAACTCTTCCTGCGCCAGCCCGTTTTCCCGACCGAACCGTTGCGGATCATGACCCAACAGCTGGCCCAGACGATTCAATTAATTGAGGGCGTGACGCTGGTCGGCTCACCAGCCCAAAGGCTCGCCAATACGGTCGCTTTCGTCGTCAACGGCACGGATAGTTTCGCCCTGCTGGCCGGATTGGACGTTGAAGGCATTTGCGCCTCGGCCGGAGCCGCGTGTTCGGCCGGTTCCTTGGAGCCTTCGCACGTCGTCTCCGCGCTTGGTTTTGATGCCCAGCTGGCCCGCTCGCTCGTTCGCTTCTCCCTTGGGCGCGAAAACACAAATGATGAGATTGAGGCTGTCGCCCGCCTCCTTCCCGCCATCGTCCGTCGTGCACAATCGGGCCGATAACCCGCCGATTCCTTGTGAATTACTTGTCAGCTTTGTCAATGACTCCGAGTTCTCCGTCTTGTCGAAAGTTGTGCGTGGGGTTTTTCACATTCCAAAACCCCGTTTTCAGGCCCGATTTCTTGACACCCCCGGTTGTTTGCCTTATTCACAGCCCATATTAAATCGGTCCAATTTTTGTGAGAGAATCACTCCATATCACGCAATGAACCTGACCATTTCCAAGGATCAAATCATTCACGGTCTGCAGGCGGTCCAGAACGTGGTCAGCACGCGCACCACCCTGCCGATTCTCTCCAACGTGCTGCTCGAAGCCGAGGGCAATCGCCTCAAACTCACCGCCACCGACCTCGATGTGACGGTGTCCTGCTCCGTTGAGGCGCAGGTCAAGAAAGGCGGCGCCACCACGGTGCCCGTCAAAAAGCTGTTTGGCATCGTGCGCGAACTCTCCAATAGCGACATCGAGCTGGAAGTGGACGAAAAGAACAATTGCAGCATCCGTTCCGGCGCTTCGTTCTACAAGGTGAACGGCCTCGCCGCGGAGGAATATCCGCCGATGCCGAAGTTCAAGGACGACAAAAAGGTCTCGCTCAAGCAGGAAACCGTCAAAACAATGATGCGTAAAACGTCGTTCGCCATCTCCACAGACGAGTCGCGCTACGTTCTGAACGGCATTTTCATGAGCCTGAAGGACCACAAGCTCACGATGGTGGCCACCGACGGCCGCCGTCTCGCACTCGTGGACGAGGAAGTGGACGTCACCGAGCAAAGCCAGGGTGAATTCATCGTGCCCGCCAAGGCGGTGAACGAGTTGAACCGCCTGCTGCAAGGCGCGGGCGAACTGGAAATTCGTTACAGCGAAAATCAGGCAGCCTTCAACCTCAAGGACGACAAGGGATTTTCCATCCTCATCATCAGCAAGCTCATCGAAGGCAATTATCCCAACTATCGCCAGGTTATTCCCGGCGAGGCGAAGGAGCGCGTGCAGCTCGTGCGTGAGGAATTCCTCCATGCCTTGCGCCGTGCGGAAATAATGACCAGCGAGAAGTCGAACTCGGTGAAGCTGACCTTCACCAAGAACAACCTCGCCATCACGGCCAATTCTCCCGAAGTGGGCGAAGCGCGCGAAAGCATCGCGGTGAACTACAAGGGCAAGGACATGGCCATTGCGTTCAACCCAAAATACATGATCGACCCGTTGAACGCGCTGGCCGAGGACGAAGTTTTCTTCGAGCTGATCGACGAACTCAGCCCCGGCGTGTTGAAGATCAACGGCCCGTTCCTCTACGTCGTCATGCCGATGCGGTTGAGTTGAAAACCCCTTTAAAGCAAAAAGGCGCGGAGAAATCCGCGCCTTTTTCGTTTATGGGGGAGAGTCGAATTCCGTTACATCTGCTCCAGCACTTCGATGCCCAGCGTGTTCAATCCCTGCTTGAGCACGCGGCCAGTCAGGTCGCAAAGCGCCAGCCGACTGTTGCGCATTTCGTCTTCGGACTTCAGCACCGGGCAGGCTTCGTAGAATTTCGCGAACGCGCCGGCGACCTCGTAAAGATAATTGCAGAGATAATTCGGCCGGAAATCATCCAACACCGCTTCCAGCACGCCGCCGAAGTTCAATAATTGCTTGGCGAGCGCGAGTTCCTCGGCCGCCGCCAATTGGATGTTGGATGTCGGATGTTGGACTTTTGATGTTTCTCCCGCCTTCCGGAGAATGCTCGCGATGCGGGCGTAGGCATACTGCAAATACGGCGCAGTGTTGCCCTGGAGCGACAGCATCTTGTCCCAACTGAACACGTAATCGCTCTGTCGGTTCGGCAGCAGGTCGGCGTATTTCACGGCGCCGAGACCGACCACGCGCGCAATCTCGCGGCGCTGGGCTTCGGGCAGGTCGGGATTCTTCTCATTCACCACCGCCAGCGCGCGCGACTCGGCTTCGTCGAGCAGGTCGCCGAGTTTTACCGTGTCGCCGGAGCGCGTTTTGAACGGCTTGCCATCGTCGCCCATGATCTTGCCGAAGCCGACGTGGAAGAGCTTCACGTTCTTCGCTGCCTCGGGCTGCCAGCGCCCGAAGGCGAGGAAGAGCTTCCTGAAATGCGGCGCCTGCCGGTCGTCCACCACATACACAATCTCGTGCGGCGACCACGTCTTCAGGCGGTAATCCACCGTGGCAAGGTCGGTGGTCATGTAGTTGAAACCGCCGTCGCTCTTGCGGACGAGCGCGGGGTCGGCCACCCACTCGCCGTCGCGGTTGACGAGAAAAGGGTCTTCCTTCGGCGGCAACGAGCCGTCGCTGAAGATGCCCACCGCGCCTTCGCTTTCGCGGGCGATGCCGCGCTTGAGCAGGTCCGCGACGACTTCGCCGAGCCAAGGGTTGTAAAAACTTTCGCCCAGCGTCTGGTCGAACTTCACGCCGAGCCGGCCGTAAATCGTGTCGAACTGGACCTGCGACAGGCGGATCATCTCCTTCCAGATGGCGGTGTTCTCGGCATCGCCGGCCTGGAGCTTCACCAGTTCCTGTTTGGCTTCTTCGAGCCGCGCGGGGTGGGCGTCGCACTCGGCGTTGATGACCTTGTAGAGCCGTTCGAGTTCGGCGATGGCGTCACGTTCGAGCGCGGGGCGATCCAGGATTTGTTTCCAGCCGAGCAGCAGCTTGCCGAATTGCGTGCCCCAATCGCCGATGTGGTTGTCGGTGATGACGCGGTGGCCGAGCAGGCGCAGGATGCGCTGGAGCGCGTCGCCGATGCCGGTGGATCGAATGTGCCCGACGTGCATCGGCTTGGCGACGTTCGGCGAACTGAAATCCACCACGACCGTGAGCGGATTGGCCGCGCGGCTAAAAAACAGATGCTGGCCCACGAGCGCTTCACCGAGGCACGCGGCCACGGCGGCGGGCTTGAGGCGGAAATTGAGGAAGCCCGCGCCGGCGATTTCGACGGGTTCGCACCACGCGGCGACGTCGAGCTTGGCCTTCACCTGTTCGGCGAGTTGGCGCGGGTTCAGCTTGCGCGCCTTGGCGAGGGCCATGAGGGCGTTGCTCTGGTAATCGCCGAATTTCGGGTCCGGGCACGGGCGCACGAGCACGGCGCTCACGTCGGCGTCCGGCAGGACGGCGCGGACGGCGGCTTGCAGCGCGGCTTCAATGTGTTTGTTGGGCAGCATGACAGGATGCGTGAACACGTCACGCGGGCGTGATTATTGCTAAAGACGGATGAAAAACCAGACGAGAGAATGGGATCGATCAGTGTTGACATAGCAGCGCTCGACGCGCGACACGCCACGAGCATCTGCGTTGAACACGCATGAGTTTTGAGAGTAGGCGAGACCTCAATTCTGGCTGGATACCGGATGAATCACTGGCGATCTGCGCTCCCCAGCAATCAGGGAAGTATGTGAGCGACCACTTTGAATTACACGCAGCCTCCAGTTGCTTTGAGAACGGATGACGTTCGAGATCCGCAAGCTCACCGGAGCGATTGACTGTCTTTATGGCAGCCAGAATTTTGTGAGCGAGGCAGCGCCAGCAGCGAACGTCCAGATGCCTCGAAACATTTTCGAGCGCCAGCTTGAGTAAATCCAAAGGAACATTGCGCAGATTTAAGTCTTGAATCCGTGCCCAGTTCTCTGGGAAATCCCAAAAACTTGAGGTATGAGCATCTGCGAGCGCACGGATTATCGAGGTTGGACCGTCATACTGGATGCGATTGAGCTCAAGCAGCCTGGCAGAACGGATTTGCTCTTGGCGCGCTCGCTCTGCCATTTCCTGTTCCTCTTGGGTTCTGCGCTCAAGCTCGCGCCTTTCCAGTTCCGCACGCCACAAAGGCAACGCATCACGCAAAACCTGATACCCACTCGCAACGGGATGGTAGTAATCAAACAGGGCAATTGTATCCTGAAGCCTGCTTTCTGCACGAATCGCAGCTTCCAACAGAAGAGGCGCAATGGTGGGATGCTGGTGAAATTTGCGTTGAAATGGAGCGGAGCCGCGTTTGATAAACCACTGGTGATTGTCGGTGGATGCAAGGCGGATGATTTGCCAAGCAAGCGAGCCGCTGAAGGGAGCACGTAAAGAAAGATTCGTAATAAAGCGGTCAAACTCGAATTGGTTCAACAGGAGGACGAGCCCAAGCAAAGGGCGGGGGTTGTCGAAGTCCGGCTCATCGCAGGCCGCAAGCGCGTCGACGAAAGATTGGCGAATTCCGTCACTCGTAGAATCAAACCTCTCTTGAATGCCAAGGTCACACTTTAGACAGAAGCCACGACAGCGTCTGTCCAAGCCCAACGACCTTGTTGCCGTTTCAATGGCAGTCATTTGAGTTGCCTCAAAGGAATTCCGCCTCTGTCAAATTGCAGCGTCTCAAAGCGAAAGGAGGCGCAAAACACCCTTTCTACTTCTTCCCCTGCTCCTTGATCGCCTGGAGCATGGAGTCCGAGTCGGGGGCTTGTTCGAGCGCCTGACGGAAATCGGACT from Verrucomicrobiia bacterium includes the following:
- the dnaN gene encoding DNA polymerase III subunit beta, producing the protein MNLTISKDQIIHGLQAVQNVVSTRTTLPILSNVLLEAEGNRLKLTATDLDVTVSCSVEAQVKKGGATTVPVKKLFGIVRELSNSDIELEVDEKNNCSIRSGASFYKVNGLAAEEYPPMPKFKDDKKVSLKQETVKTMMRKTSFAISTDESRYVLNGIFMSLKDHKLTMVATDGRRLALVDEEVDVTEQSQGEFIVPAKAVNELNRLLQGAGELEIRYSENQAAFNLKDDKGFSILIISKLIEGNYPNYRQVIPGEAKERVQLVREEFLHALRRAEIMTSEKSNSVKLTFTKNNLAITANSPEVGEARESIAVNYKGKDMAIAFNPKYMIDPLNALAEDEVFFELIDELSPGVLKINGPFLYVVMPMRLS
- a CDS encoding cysteine desulfurase family protein, with the protein product MRTIYFDYNATTPLDPEVGAAMQPYFAAEWGNPSSIHHVGRRARALLDEMRDRAAALFGSKPSEVVFTSGGTESNNLAIFGTARRLRTRGRHLITSAIEHHAVLNCFEYLARQEGFEVTVLPVDREGRVSPENLRRTLRPDTILVSIMAANNEVGTLQPIAELGSICRERGVIFHTDAAQWFGKEPFTNIHQFNADLVTVCAHKFHGPKGAGALFIRSPLLPDPIIFGGGHENERRAGTENLPAIAGLVRAMELFLRQPVFPTEPLRIMTQQLAQTIQLIEGVTLVGSPAQRLANTVAFVVNGTDSFALLAGLDVEGICASAGAACSAGSLEPSHVVSALGFDAQLARSLVRFSLGRENTNDEIEAVARLLPAIVRRAQSGR
- the argS gene encoding arginine--tRNA ligase, which produces MFTHPVMLPNKHIEAALQAAVRAVLPDADVSAVLVRPCPDPKFGDYQSNALMALAKARKLNPRQLAEQVKAKLDVAAWCEPVEIAGAGFLNFRLKPAAVAACLGEALVGQHLFFSRAANPLTVVVDFSSPNVAKPMHVGHIRSTGIGDALQRILRLLGHRVITDNHIGDWGTQFGKLLLGWKQILDRPALERDAIAELERLYKVINAECDAHPARLEEAKQELVKLQAGDAENTAIWKEMIRLSQVQFDTIYGRLGVKFDQTLGESFYNPWLGEVVADLLKRGIARESEGAVGIFSDGSLPPKEDPFLVNRDGEWVADPALVRKSDGGFNYMTTDLATVDYRLKTWSPHEIVYVVDDRQAPHFRKLFLAFGRWQPEAAKNVKLFHVGFGKIMGDDGKPFKTRSGDTVKLGDLLDEAESRALAVVNEKNPDLPEAQRREIARVVGLGAVKYADLLPNRQSDYVFSWDKMLSLQGNTAPYLQYAYARIASILRKAGETSKVQHPTSNIQLAAAEELALAKQLLNFGGVLEAVLDDFRPNYLCNYLYEVAGAFAKFYEACPVLKSEDEMRNSRLALCDLTGRVLKQGLNTLGIEVLEQM
- a CDS encoding ATP-binding cassette domain-containing protein codes for the protein MSESSQQCGISIEIKGLRKSFDGQEVLKGIDLQVQPGEVFVLMGPSGSGKSVLLRHIIGLEPPDAGEILIAGESIHTEGVMDRHHLAMVFQSGALLNSLTVGENVGLYLSEHRLKPPEEIRRIVAEQLEAVGLKGVEAKMPSDLSGGMKKRVAIARALVSEPELILYDEPTSELDPVSSVVVGEQIAKLNARSKVTSLVVSHDRDLAFGIADRIAVILEGRILAIGKREEIRQCQDPAIRDFLNANFNRL
- a CDS encoding ABC transporter permease; amino-acid sequence: MFQNVGEMVILFWRTLLALPLAWRQRQKVFDQLFEIGNASLLMVCVLSFFIGAVIALQTGPVLVERGLHSYVGGMVGYSIARELAPIMMGVLLAGRIGSAMTAEIGSMRVYQEIDALRTMNINPVHYLVLPRMIGMGVAMPMLVTFAILVGWLGGATVAATNHQIEISFQVFFQDLRTVVDLGDVIHGVVKSFCFAIVIGLVSCHQGLITRGGPRGIGRSVTKSVVNSIVLIIILDYLLTRVLQK
- a CDS encoding MlaD family protein produces the protein MKNTLETRLGFFAALIVIAAVLILETLGSLENFRHGKHVRALFNTVQELKEGDRVKMAGVEVGRVEKIELYEGRVRVDMKLNANAPVKTDSTATIRFAGLLGQNFVSLDFGSPGAELADNNTYLPTAEQPDLNAIMQRLDNVAAGVENLTKSFSGDKIDNILGPLTDFFKQNNAQISATITNIKNISAQVADGKGTVGKLIMEDTLYNTALNTVSNFQDTAADMRSTIADARTVLADAKAGKGTLGKLLTDDALYNETTESMTNLKEILQKVNRGDGTVGKLVNDQEFYKNAKLTLQKLDKATESLEDQGPISVMGTLFQTFY